The genomic interval TGATGCATACATGCGTCACAATGTCCGTATTGCGTCAACTAGTATGGCTCACTAACACTCGACGCAGCTCTCCTgtcgtaggcctactgtgtcgtaggcctactgtgtcgtaggcctataggctacaTTAAAAATTGTTGGTGTCTATATCGCACTAAAATTGAGGTTTTATTGTTGAAAAAGCTATTAGAAGTCTACATATATCATATTTCGTTAAAATAAAACCTTAAAATTGACAGGTCTTGGTAGTTCTTGGTAGGTCATACTAGTTGACGCAATGCGGACATTTGTGACGCAATGTATGCATCAACTCAGTTCGTTTCGCGAACGCGAAGCTTGtcgattatttaacattttttggtGTCTATCGTGCTAAAATTAAGGATTTATTGTTTGAAATGCTATTAGAAGTctatatatatcatatttcgTTAAATTAACACTTTAAATTGACAGGTCTTGGTAGTTCTTGGTAGGTCTTGGTAGGTCTTGGTATTTAGGAGGACCCGGATCAAATGTTTAATATAAGCTTCTTTGACTTCAATGTTATTTTTCTAACTAAAATATTCCTCTTGTTTTATATAGACATATGCATCTACCTGTGTTTTGAAACTTCAACTGTTCATTCAGGTAAAGTCTTCATCTTCTGGTGGTATCTACATACagttatttctttgtttaatgaaagaaaaataatagaCATGTTCTCCCTATTTATGATACTGTACACCCCAGTGGGCCCCTACCCCCTATTTCTTGTATATAAAGATATTACCTTCGAAATGAGATGTTAATAAATAGTCAAAATCTTTACTGGTCGAACGTATGTCTTTACCAATATACATGAAggtaaacatactgtatacaaatgAATACTTGCTTTCCAGCAAGCTTTGGGCTTAGCCTGTGAGGGCTTATAGCTGTTACACCAACTTATTTATATCATTCTTTGCAGGAGGTAAACAATTCAATTGAGGAAAGCAGCCAACAGGCTATTTTAAACCTTCCCAGAGTTCTTAGAGATATCGAATCTGTGAAACAGGAAGCCACCTTTCTCAAGGAGCAAATGAAACTTGTCAAGTCAGATATTCAAAAGGTAAAGTAATTTCACATTACTGCATGTCAATATATCCCTACTCTGTTGGTCTCTAACCAAGGCAATcaaacaacaggatgctgagctccggagatcaattTGGTTTATTTTGGCAGACACTACATGCAGCGGAAAtgatgtacatagtacagtactgttggtatttttcGCAGCCAGacatcaaaggactgttacgagttcctatcttggcaaggcgaactcagtgtcctgttgttagattgccttgatcaGGCTCTAACCGACTTAGTGTTGAATTATCAACAACCAGTCAAGATGGATACACTCGGTTTATATTGTAAACCAGtttttgaaatttttgaaaaGTCTGGGCTAAtttctacattttttaattgaagGTGGAAGAAGACACATCTCAGTCGATGAAGATGTTACTTGAGATTGACAGTGTCAAGTCGAGAATGCAGGCTGCGTCTGAAGCTCTCCAGCAAGCTGATAACTGGACAACATTGATGGTAGATGTTGATGAAGTCTTTCTATCAAAAGATGTCAATGCCGTAAGTCACATTAGTTAGGACAAGAGGGTTTATCTTTTGGTTCTAAAGGTTTAGTACAATTTTGGTGTTCTTTCAAAGTTTGTGTGTTTAACAGATAAAcgtatagtataataattaataataagatTACTACCCACAcagtttgatttgattttccaattatttgttttaattttctatAGATTGCAGGTAAACTGGGTGCTATGCAGCAGAGCTTGGTGGGTAACTATTTCGtgtttatttatgaaaaaaataaaattaaataatttaaaatggtttttaaCTGTAGAAGAAAGAaagtgattttatttatttaagtaatTGGATAATGCTATGCGATTTAAGTTTTGTATTGATTTAAAACCAGTATGTAAATGTTTGTATTAAAAGTGTATTTATTACTTGATTGTATGTTTAAGTGTAACTTGTATATAAATGTGTtgatcagggggattaccacctatctgataggacagtgattaatttattattggtaatccttggccataTGGGCCTAAAGACACTTGTTTGTATGTAAATTCAATAATTCTTTTGACTGCAGAGCATGTTAGCACATTGTGGTGATTATGAAGAACGTTGTCAACATCTAGAGACACTCAAGAACCGCCTGGAGGCCATGTTAAGTCCACAACTAGTTGGAGCATTCAACACACATTCACATGGTACGGATGTGTTCACTGTCATAATCATATATAGATTATAGTTGTCGTCAGAttttgacaaaacaatgtgatgtgtacatatatggacatagtgatgtcatatcactaccatatttgagcatatcactaccatatttgagcattgtagacagagtttaagtaGAGGTTGTACtgtaattcatttttattttttacgaaTGATTCCATTTCAGAAGCAACACAACAATACGTAACCATTTTCAAAGATATGGATCGTCTTCCACAGCTGTACAACTACTACCACAAATGTCATAAGGTATGCTATCAAGTATAAATAACAATCAATGCTATAGTATATACAGCAATGTgtataaagttctgtctacactattaaattattttgacaaaaaaagtgtggtgtgtccaaatatggtagtgatgtacccaaatatgtgatatgacatcattaagAAATGGGGAATCAAGGTCTCAGAATAATGTGCACCTTTCGGAAGAATAGGGCTGTTCATCTCGGCCCATGTCTTTTATGGTAGATGCTCCAGTCAGTGGCGTAACTGGCCAAACCCAGGAGCCTCGGGAGTTTATGGAGGCCCCTGAGCAGTGTCCAGagaaaaaaacaggcattaaaaaaaaaggcttAAAAAACGCCGGAGGCCTTCAGCGTGTTGGtgccacttagggttcctaaaccaggggcgcCTCTGTGTTAGGCCACCAGCTTTAGTGTGGCTGTCGTGGGACCTTATCCCAATTTTCTCAATTGAATGAAtgatataaacaatacatagGTTGGAGCACATAAttgattttactttaaaaattgtattcacttattCTTTTATACCTTCCAAATGTCTAGTCTAATTTACTGCAAGCCTGGAAGAAGCTGCAAGAGGTAAACAGTGCAAAGTCTTTAGTAGAGTGGCTACCAATGTTCTATGACCACCTGATGGCCACCTGGCATTCAGAGGTGCAGTGGTGTGAACAAGTGTTTCCCAACCCTGGTAAGGTTGTTGTTGAACTCCTAACCCAGACGTTGAGTAGCCTCAAACCGTCATTACCAGCCTGCATGGAGACTACTCTAGAAGAGGATACCTTATTAAActtgattgaattaaaaaaggtaaataactattttttttggtacattttttacagtacagtagaatcCTTATTAAGGGTACACCTATCTTTAGAacccaaaaaaaatatatccttaaacaaggggaaatatatatgttttaataacaatatagcAACTCCTcattaagccgattttccactaggcgaatttgttcgcgcgaatcgaaagcgtcatgctctgcgtattcgagtttctgtctgtcatactcccttcttcgacgaattctagttcctttaatttttcgcttcagcgaaatttactacttcgaattgtttctactttttgcgaagcgaaagATTGCGCAACCAAttagagctcaggaaatgagctatgacgctttcatgagcaaTCATGCGAATCAAAATGCTCGGCAACCACGCGAGAaacatgaacgtcgcagcttttcgctcatgtagtggaaagagagtaggaGATTTTTTTCTTCGCgagaacaaattcgcctagagGAAAATCGGCTTTAAGGGGACCCAAAAAGTATCCCCTTACAGTAGATTGGCCTCAGAATAGGGATTGGGCTAttggtattttatttttgtttatttaaaacacaatttattttacatatggtcctgtttataaaaaataaaaggttaaaaacatgcataaaaaaatcttttaaatttgctAAAACAGTAAAGTAAagtcaaaaatatatttacatttatgatAAAACGAGTGAAAATACAAAAAGGAATTTGTAGTTCTAAAATTTGAGTATACCATgaatttacttttattattcaATGTTAGTTACCACACATTATTATTTCGCTAACGTATATTTCTTCCATactttatactttttttcagaCTACAGATAGGTTTGCAAAGAACATCGACAGTGCAATAACTACATCTAAGAAAGGTAGGTATTTTTAAAgttatcttaagctctgtctacattatcaaaaaaGGTATTATGTGCCcgtatatggtagtgatatgcttaaatatggtagtgatatgcttaaatatggtagtgatatgacatcatcatatccatatatgagcacgtcacatttttttgtcacataaaatttgatagtgtaaacagacaTAACACTACCCTTGAATAGGTTATATTTTTCacctataaatatatattcatatataaATGTTCTTCTCAATTATCCAGCTAATTTTTATTGTCATAGATTCTTGTCTCGGCCTTGAAGAGTTTGAACTTGTGAGGGCGATATATTTACCATACCTGCCATACTTAGCCCGATATGGTGCACTTGAAGAAGAGTATTTGAGTCAAGAACTTAGTTGTTTGCAGTTGGTAATTAActaaatttttgtttataatacaataataatatcctggatttaaaGAGCGAACTAATGATcagtccaacacactgcgccacacgcccttaccACTATCATTATGCTGGTATGTAGAAAAATGAGTATCATTTCTGTAAACACTTTCTCTTTATTTTCAGGAAAAACGTGATTTGATTGATTGTGCCCAACTTTTATCAAATTCTGTTACGAATATTTTCAAACTGACCAATGATGCGGTTGATAGATGTATGATCTTGACCAATGGCTATGATTCTCTTGGGCTCATTCAAGCTGTTAAGgtctgaaataaaatatttgctaTCTACTAAAACTAGGCTTTTTTAgaagtaataatatatatatatacacatcacaggcacagaattaattctaaactgcccggtaatatactgaaaattaattaatttgaaacgatgaAGATTAGGAATGAGAATAAGAACAAGTCGctccaaccgagattcgaacccgaaACCGTCTTGTTGATATGCAGATGatctaaccattagaccactaggGCTTTCATGGTAATATATGCAGGAGTAATTTTGgatctgaaaaaaaatgattttaattctGATGTTTTCAACAAATATTTTGctttttaactttaattatttttttaatttatatatagtgtTTGTTTAGTCGTTATTGCAAGTCATTTAATGCATCCATCAGTAACTTACAAAGTGATTTTGAATCAAGTTTCTCTACGTCAAGAGAACTTGGGGAAGATTGGACAACTTTCCAGCATGCCCTGAAAGTCATCCAAACATGTGGTAGGatatttatttagaaatatcTAAATAGTAGATTACATACAGTAgaaacactaccatatttgggtacatcacactttgttgtcaaactagctagtgtagacagagctttgataatatacaaataatgaatgttaaatTACATTTCAGGTGAATTGCTTCTTGGAATGGAGGATTTTGAAATTAGTCTGAGTGGGTCTATTCTCTCGTCAACAGCTGCTCATCAGTGTGAAGCATTCTCCCCCACGGCACTACCACAAAAGGCTAGGTAATATTGatagtatattttatttacctgaTGTGTTCTTCTCACAATAAGACCCAGATCAAACCAAGTTCTACCTTATGTATTCATTTGCTCCAA from Antedon mediterranea chromosome 5, ecAntMedi1.1, whole genome shotgun sequence carries:
- the LOC140048631 gene encoding conserved oligomeric Golgi complex subunit 7-like, whose amino-acid sequence is MDFSKFLDKDFDAKEWVNAAFKTQKEEKQDRDTYASTCVLKLQLFIQEVNNSIEESSQQAILNLPRVLRDIESVKQEATFLKEQMKLVKSDIQKVEEDTSQSMKMLLEIDSVKSRMQAASEALQQADNWTTLMVDVDEVFLSKDVNAIAGKLGAMQQSLSMLAHCGDYEERCQHLETLKNRLEAMLSPQLVGAFNTHSHEATQQYVTIFKDMDRLPQLYNYYHKCHKSNLLQAWKKLQEVNSAKSLVEWLPMFYDHLMATWHSEVQWCEQVFPNPGKVVVELLTQTLSSLKPSLPACMETTLEEDTLLNLIELKKTTDRFAKNIDSAITTSKKDSCLGLEEFELVRAIYLPYLPYLARYGALEEEYLSQELSCLQLEKRDLIDCAQLLSNSVTNIFKLTNDAVDRCMILTNGYDSLGLIQAVKCLFSRYCKSFNASISNLQSDFESSFSTSRELGEDWTTFQHALKVIQTCGELLLGMEDFEISLSGSILSSTAAHQCEAFSPTALPQKASPVITSAFTDYNYLLENNPTKYQDLLRLIHNIKQENSSSVMDDPMKGLKKVNEHAHKFAFELVFSQLEKQLVQISYMEVWTSEGGVLSADLPTFSLSPQEYITKIGQYLMTLPQQLEPFTSQENPALAKALETGRLPFPPEQGGLEVEHLADYWLGAIARGVMYTYVESILKIDELTAHAARQLVTDIDYLCNVLDAFGLPASTDLRHVEKLLETPVSHYDEITGAIPSRLCHVILKLKKHHEDR